In Biomphalaria glabrata chromosome 11, xgBioGlab47.1, whole genome shotgun sequence, the following proteins share a genomic window:
- the LOC106077540 gene encoding uncharacterized protein LOC106077540 isoform X4 has product MRLYTVVRDIVYAVTFFEDVQKDLGKLKDDINIVQKKGEEWVIEDNAPFDEMKKIMQTEKENLMLKIVDILKDIKKKCDICVDEETPKDTNSCNEEIDLTSVNS; this is encoded by the exons ATGAGGTTATATACAGTGGTAAGAGATATAGTATATGCAGTGACGTTTTTTGAAGACGTTCAGAAAGATTTGGGAAAACTAAAGGATGACATCAATATA GTTCAGAAAAAAGGAGAAGAATGGGTTATAGAAGACAATGCGCCATTTGATGAGATGAAGAAAATaatgcagacagagaaagaaaatttaatgcTTAAAATAGTTGATATTCTAAAAG atataaaaaagaaatgtgatataTGTGTAGATGAAGAAACTCCTAAAGATACAAACTCGTGCAATGAAG
- the LOC106077540 gene encoding uncharacterized protein LOC106077540 isoform X2, with product MRLYTVVRDIVYAVTFFEDVQKDLGKLKDDINIVQKKGEEWVIEDNAPFDEMKKIMQTEKENLMLKIVDILKDIKKKCDICVDEETPKDTNSCNEDSSRITDLSILKMNDYSLSGCG from the exons ATGAGGTTATATACAGTGGTAAGAGATATAGTATATGCAGTGACGTTTTTTGAAGACGTTCAGAAAGATTTGGGAAAACTAAAGGATGACATCAATATA GTTCAGAAAAAAGGAGAAGAATGGGTTATAGAAGACAATGCGCCATTTGATGAGATGAAGAAAATaatgcagacagagaaagaaaatttaatgcTTAAAATAGTTGATATTCTAAAAG atataaaaaagaaatgtgatataTGTGTAGATGAAGAAACTCCTAAAGATACAAACTCGTGCAATGAAG ATTCCAGTAGAATCACAGATTTGTCTATTCTGAAAATGAACGATTATTCATTGTCAGGATGTGGCTAA